A segment of the Chloroflexota bacterium genome:
TGAGGCGGTCAAGGTCGTCTCGCCGGGGATCGGCTCGAGCGCGGCGAAGCGGTCGCGCCACTGACCGTACGCGGCGGCGGGGATGGTGCGTTGCGTCGCTTCATCCCACAACGTGATGTGACAACTATCGGCGCGGAACATTTCGCCCATGCGATTCGCGAGCGTATGCAGCAATTCCGGCATCGTCGCCGCGCCAATCGCGGCGCGCGTGACATCATTGAGCAACGCCAGGTGGCGCGTCCGCTCGTTGAGCACACCGTCTATTTGCTCACGCGCGATCGCCGCGCCGAGTGTGCTCGCCGCCATGCCCAGCGCCTCGATTTCGGTCGTCGTCCAGTCGCGCTCGGACACGCATTCGTCGAAACCGAGAAAGCCCCACCATTCGTCGTTCACGAAAATTGGCATGCATACGAGCGCGCGCACGCCTTGCAGTTCGAGAAAGGCGCACTCGTTCGCCGGCAGGGCGCGCACGTTGCCCACGACCGGTTGGTTTTGTTGCAAGAGCGTGAGCCAGCGCGCCGCGCCGATCGCATGATAAGCGTACTCGGCAGAGATTTTTTGCGGCGCGATACCTGGGGCAACCCATTCGGCAAGCGCGCGGCACCTGAGCGCGCCCTGCGCGTCCGTAAGATTTTCACGGAGATAGACGCGACTGACGCCGGTCGCCTCACCCAGACGCGCGAGCGCGGGACGAATTTCCTGCCGCCAATCCAGGTTCTTGAGAAATTGCTCGGCGGAAAAACGGATGGCATGGAGAATCGCTTCGCGCCGTTGCGCGGCGGCGCGCGCGTGAGAGGATGCGGTCGCCGCGCGCGCAGTCCATTGCATCCCGGCGACCACCGCCACACCCAGACCAACTAACTCAAACATGGAAGGAACGATCACGCGCCACGCGTTCGGCGCGCGCGCCAACGTGTCCAAGACATGGAGCCAACGTCCCAGCGCGAAGATGGACGAGCCGGCGAGGAGAAGGTCAAGACCCCGGCGCGCAAAAACAAAACAAGCCACCCAGGTCGCGAGAAAAAAGGTGACCTGAGCGAGCAATGTACTCAAATCGAATGGCGCACCAATTGGAAACGCGGCAAACCAAACAAGTGTTATGACGGCGATGGTTGTTGGGAACAGCCAGACACGCCAAGAACCTAGTCGGGACATAATGAGTTTTCAACCTATCGGGAATTATTCTAACACAACTCCCTGTGAACGTCCATGCGACCGTAGGACCGGTGTGTGCGTTAAAATTTTGGAATACTCAACCTTGCGAAGGTTTTGACGACAAATCATATATGATTGCCGTTCAACCTTCGCAAGGTTTTTTCACCACCCAAAAACTTGGCGCACACCTGTAGGACCGAATCAGGGTAAGTCCGAGTGTCACTGCGAGCGGAGCGAAGCAGTCCCCAAGCGGCTTGCGATTGCTTCGCAACCGTTTCGCGGCTCGCAATGACAGACGGGCGCGACTCGACGCGGTATGGGGCGCGACCCGGCGTGCTCACGCGATTGCAAATTCCGTTTGCGTGATTCTTCGTTTGGTGCTAAACTAGCCGCGCACCGCTGATAAGGAGAAGTGATTTTGTCCGCACGTTCGATCTATCTGCGACGCCGACGCGCGCGCCACGACGCGCACCGCGCCGGTCCCCTCGTCACTCGGCTCACGTTGGGCACCCTCGCGGCGATCCTTGGCTTGATGCTCACGACAGTGGGCGTCGGCGCAGCATCGGCAGTCGCCATCTACAATTATTACGCTAAAGACCTGCCCGCCCCGGGCGAAATCGCCAAACAGACTTCGCAAAATTTCAAGACCACGCGAATTTACGACCGCACGGGCACGGTTTTGTTGTACGAAATTCTCGACCCGCTCGGCGGCGACCGCACCGTCGTGCCGCTCGACCGGATGCCGTTGAATCTCAAAAACGCGACCGTCGCGATTGAAGACAAGAATTTCTGGACCAATCCTGGGTTCGATTGGTACAGCATGGGGCGCGCGGCGTGGATGACCCTGCGCCGCGAGCAGGTCCAAGGCGCGAGCACGATCACGCAACAACTCGTCAAGAATGTGTTGATTCCGCCGAGCGAACGCTATGTGCGCGATCCGTACAGTTTTGCGACGTACAGCCGCAAGTTCAAAGAGATCATTCTCTCGATTGAGATTTCCAAACGCTACAGCAAAAACGACATCCTCGCGTGGTATCTCAACGACAACTATTACGGCAACGTCGCGTATGGCGTCGAAGCGGCGGCGCAAGCGTACTTTGGCAAACACGTACAGGACTTGGATCTAGCCGAGTGTGCAACGCTCGCGCCGATTCCACAAAACTTTGTGCTCAATCCGATTGACGCGCCCGAGGAAGCGATCAAACGCCGCAACCTCGTGCTCGACCAGATGTATCTGCAAGGATACATCACGCTCGAAGAAGCGATCGCGGCAAAGAGCACTAAACTCCGCGTCGCACCCAAACGGTTCGACATTCGCGCGCCGCACTTTGTCTTTTTCGTGCGCCGCTTGATCGAAGACAAGTACGGCACCGAGGCATTGTATCGCGGCGGCTTGAGCATCATCACTTCGCTCGATTACAACGTTCAGCAAATCGCGGAGCAAGCCGCGCGCGAGCAAGTCTCCAAACTGCAAGCGGACAAGCGCAATGTCAATGACGCGTCCATCGTCGTGATTCGTCCCGCTACCGGCGAAATCGTCGCGATGGTCGGCTCGGTGGATTATTTCAATCGCGACATTGACGGACAGGTGAACGTCGCGATTTCGCCGCGCCAACCTGGGTCTACGTTCAAAGTGTTCAACTATCTCACCGCGTTCGCGCAGGGCTACACGGCAGCGTCGGTGCTGATGGACGTGCGCACCGTGTTCGACGATCCGCCGAATCCGCCCTACGTGCCGGAGAATTACGACCGCAAGTATCATGGTCCAGTACGTTTGCGGACTGCGCTCGCCTCGTCGTTCAACATTCCGGCAGTCAAGTTGATTCAACTCGACGGACCCAAGAATGTCGTGAACACCGCGCACCGCATGGGCATCAACACGCTCAATCGCGAAAAATACGGTCTCGCGCTCACGCTCGGCGGCGGCGAGACGACCTTGCTCGATATGACGTACGCGAATTCCGTACTCGCGAACCAAGGCATGATCGCCGGTATACCCGTCGAGGCGCAAAATGTCAAACCCGGTTTTCGCGTGCTCGATCCCGTATCAATCCTCAAAGTGACGGACACGAGCAACAAAACCTTGTACGAATTCAAGGAACCGCAAAAACAACAGATCGTCACACCGCAACTCGCGTTCTTGATGAGCGATATCTTGTCCGACAACACCGCGCGCACACCCGGCTTTGGCTCGAACAGCATTCTCAAAACCTCGCGCCCGGCGGCGGTGAAAACCGGCACGACATCGGATTGGCGCGACAATTGGACGGTGGGGTATACCCCCGACTATGCGGTGGGCGTGTGGGTCGGCAACGCGGACAACGCCGAGATGGAACACATTAGCGGCGTGACCGGCGCCGCGCCGATTTGGCGCGATGTGATAGACAAGATTCACGCGACCCTGCCGGTGCGTCCGTTCGTCGAACCGCCGGGAATGGTGCGCGTCGAAGTGTGCGCGACGAGCGGTCTGTTGCCGACGCCGTACTGCCCGGAGCGCGTCAAGGAATTATTTATCGCCGGCACCGAACCGAAAACATTCGACAACATTTGGCAAGTGTTTCGCGTTCATAAACCAACCGGCAAACTTGCGACCGTCTACGATCCGCCGAACGAAGTCGAAGAAAAAGTATTTCCGATCTATCCGCCCGAAGCCGCCGACTGGGTGCGCGAGAACAAGATTCCGCAACCACCAAGCGAGTACAGTACATCGAATCGCACGCCGGGACAAGGCGGCGATGTCGCGATCATTGCGCCCGCGTCGTACTCGGGCGTCAAAGGCGTGGTGCCGATTGTCGGCAATGTGCGCGTGGACAATCTCGACGTGTATCGTCTCGCGTTCGGCAAGGGACTCGACCCGACGCAGTGGACGCAAATCGGCGGCGATCATCGCAACCGCGTGGACAATGGCTCGCTCGAACAGTGGGACGTGACCGCGCTCGATGGGCTGTACACCTTGCAATTGACCGCGGTGGACAAATCGGGCAAGCCGACCCAGGCGACGATCCAGGTCGTCGTGGACAACAAACCGCCGACGATCAAAATCATCAATCCCAAGAACACGGATATATACACGCCAGAAAAAGACGAATGGGTTTCGATTGGCGTGGACGCGGTGGATAATGCTTCGATGGGGCGCGTCGAATTTTATCTCGACGAGATGTTGATCGGGTCGAGCACCGTCGCACCGTTCAACAAAAAGTGGACGATTAAAATGTCGGACACGTTGACGCGAACGCTCGGCGCGTCCGTCGCCGTCTCGCCGAC
Coding sequences within it:
- a CDS encoding transglycosylase domain-containing protein, which encodes MSARSIYLRRRRARHDAHRAGPLVTRLTLGTLAAILGLMLTTVGVGAASAVAIYNYYAKDLPAPGEIAKQTSQNFKTTRIYDRTGTVLLYEILDPLGGDRTVVPLDRMPLNLKNATVAIEDKNFWTNPGFDWYSMGRAAWMTLRREQVQGASTITQQLVKNVLIPPSERYVRDPYSFATYSRKFKEIILSIEISKRYSKNDILAWYLNDNYYGNVAYGVEAAAQAYFGKHVQDLDLAECATLAPIPQNFVLNPIDAPEEAIKRRNLVLDQMYLQGYITLEEAIAAKSTKLRVAPKRFDIRAPHFVFFVRRLIEDKYGTEALYRGGLSIITSLDYNVQQIAEQAAREQVSKLQADKRNVNDASIVVIRPATGEIVAMVGSVDYFNRDIDGQVNVAISPRQPGSTFKVFNYLTAFAQGYTAASVLMDVRTVFDDPPNPPYVPENYDRKYHGPVRLRTALASSFNIPAVKLIQLDGPKNVVNTAHRMGINTLNREKYGLALTLGGGETTLLDMTYANSVLANQGMIAGIPVEAQNVKPGFRVLDPVSILKVTDTSNKTLYEFKEPQKQQIVTPQLAFLMSDILSDNTARTPGFGSNSILKTSRPAAVKTGTTSDWRDNWTVGYTPDYAVGVWVGNADNAEMEHISGVTGAAPIWRDVIDKIHATLPVRPFVEPPGMVRVEVCATSGLLPTPYCPERVKELFIAGTEPKTFDNIWQVFRVHKPTGKLATVYDPPNEVEEKVFPIYPPEAADWVRENKIPQPPSEYSTSNRTPGQGGDVAIIAPASYSGVKGVVPIVGNVRVDNLDVYRLAFGKGLDPTQWTQIGGDHRNRVDNGSLEQWDVTALDGLYTLQLTAVDKSGKPTQATIQVVVDNKPPTIKIINPKNTDIYTPEKDEWVSIGVDAVDNASMGRVEFYLDEMLIGSSTVAPFNKKWTIKMSDTLTRTLGASVAVSPTKPITITRTYQNSEGISVTEQIVGQTARVTTTAPAASVVFTTGMILISTTTPVTNTAGFVESHIVKAIAYDAAGNATPSDPVTIFIQHDVKQKK